From the Trichoplusia ni isolate ovarian cell line Hi5 chromosome 1, tn1, whole genome shotgun sequence genome, the window CTCTCACTATCGTCGCTGATATTACTTTGGAAACTGATCTTGAACGGATCACTGAAGAAACTGTAAATAGATATGGGAAAATcgatgttttaataaacaacgCCGGTGTGAACTCCATCTCACCGACCATCACGCCGGCTGAAGCGTTCGACACGGTAATGACTACCAATCTACGTGGAACATACTTACTCACTAGTAAAATAACACCTTATTTGGCAAAAACTAAAGGGAACATCGTAAATATTTCGAGTATACTGTCAAATAAGCCCTTGCCGATGATGACACCATACTGCATGTCCAAAGCAGCTCTTGACATGTTTACAAAGTGTACAGCATTACAACTGTCTCCTAAAGGGGTACGAGTGAATGCCGTTAATCCGGGACCTGTAAAGACGGAGTTGTTCCGCCGCGGCGGCATGAGCGATGTGGACTGCGAGAGAATGTTCCTCGGCATCGAAATGAATTCGCcgttaaagaaaataacaaaagggGAAGATGTAGCGGAACTAGTGACGTTCCTAGCCAGTGATAGAGCAAGTTGTATTAATGGAAGTTGCTACGTCATCGACTGCGGACTATTGTTGGGCGATGCTTCCAATTTGTGAttgatgaatacatacatagatacaagtaaaacagtattaaatatataatcttacgtttgtattattttcaagagAATTGTTTGAacggaatattaaaatatgtgagGCGTGGTATCGAGCGGCACAATAAACAAAAGGGCCTACAGAACTTGTCCTGATAAAGCTTGTTAGACGTTCCCGTGAGTTGTATTGCGGCTCGTTTAGATTGCAGCGACAATTACACACCGACTGTGTTCCTCTGAAATATCTGCTCTTTTCTGGTAATGGAGAGCAATACATTTACTTATCTAGAATACGTAAACCTTCCCCAGGTGGGCCCCTAATACCGCGTTATCTTGCGTTAATTTCCCTCGCATAATCTTTTCCCAAATTGATTGTGCTTCGTGCAcaactgaaaattaaattataaataatatcgcGCGGAACGTTAATGTTCTCAGGAATTACCTTGCTTTTTATCTTGTTATTAATCTTGAGCGAGAATCTCGCGCTTGGAAGGAAAAACTCGACGGGTATTTCTTAGTGTTGAAAAGATAGTGtcacttaattttatatacGGCTTAAAAACGTTGAGCGCAAATATTTAAACGTTTACGTCCTCATAGAGGATCTTCTAATTAAAGTTCTCGGATTCCTAGACTGGAACCGTAATAAAGTGTAATATCCAGCTACAAGTCGAGGCGTAATCCGCAACAAGAGTAACCTCGTTAGGCGCGCACCGGGGGCGGGCGCGCGTTATCCGCGATTAATATAATTCCCTAATTTATACGCGGCGAACGTTACTGTACCGGTTCTATTGT encodes:
- the LOC113494784 gene encoding uncharacterized protein LOC113494784 codes for the protein MFHDKVVLITGASSGIGAACAVAFAKSSASLTLVGRNSDNLNKVAKQCEKLNQLQPLTIVADITLETDLERITEETVNRYGKIDVLINNAGVNSISPTITPAEAFDTVMTTNLRGTYLLTSKITPYLAKTKGNIVNISSILSNKPLPMMTPYCMSKAALDMFTKCTALQLSPKGVRVNAVNPGPVKTELFRRGGMSDVDCERMFLGIEMNSPLKKITKGEDVAELVTFLASDRASCINGSCYVIDCGLLLGDASNL